A part of Drosophila bipectinata strain 14024-0381.07 chromosome 3L, DbipHiC1v2, whole genome shotgun sequence genomic DNA contains:
- the Trpml gene encoding mucolipin-3 has product MQNYGSGAAAAASPPPAAAPAVKRRTDSYEAAQHHPQSPPESGEDDYVNTRILRRQAQLQSTPVVPVVPLQTAQSVEGHVEHPEFPGSSATSYQEERMRRKLQFFFMNPIEKWQAKRKFPYKFVVQIVKIFLVTMQLCLFAHSRYNHINYTGDNRFAFSHLFLRNWDSSREVESYPPAVGPFALYLKSEFFDTVQYAVNGYANVSRSIGPYDYPTPNNTMPPLKLCLQNYREGTIFGFNESYIFDPHIDEVCEALPPNVTTIGVENYLRQRGVEVNFASLVSAQLTFKIKTVNFKANGGPLSAPDCFRFDISILFNNRDHDGQMLLSLDAEATRLKCHGATDFISEANFDAMLRSVLNIFVLLTCALSFALCTRALWRAYLLRCTTVNFFRNHFGKELSFDGRLEFVNFWYIMIIFNDILLIIGSALKEQIEGRYMVVDQWDTCSLFLGIGNLLVWFGVLRYLGFFKTYNVVILTLKKAAPKILRFLIAALLIYAGFVFCGWLILGPYHMKFRSLATTSECLFALINGDDMFATFATLSSKATWLWWFCQIYLYSFISLYIYVVLSLFIAVIMDAYDTIKAYYKDGFPTTDLKAFVGTRTAEDISSGVFMNDLDDFDQTNFVDVVKSLCCCGRCRRDQEPPQATSGYTSLSSIMK; this is encoded by the exons ATGCAGAACTACGGCTCcggagcagcagcggcggcatcGCCACCACCAGCCGCGGCTCCGGCCGTCAAACGCCGTACGGACAGCTACGAAGCTGCCCAGCACCATCCACAGTCACCACCAGAGAGCGGAGAGGATGATTATGTGAACACCAGGATCTTGCGACGACAGGCTCAGCTGCAGTCGACTCCGGTGGTGCCAGTGGTGCCCCTGCAAACCGCCCAATCCGTCGAAGGTCATGTGGAGCATCCAGAGTTTCCCGGATCGTCTGCCACCTCGTACCAGGAGGAGCGAATGCGAAGGAAACTGCAGTTCTTCTTCATGAATCCCATCGAGAAATGGCAGGCGAAGCGAAAGTTTCCCTACAAGTTTGTCGTCCAG ATTGTGAAAATCTTTCTGGTGACGATGCAACTGTGCCTTTTTGCCCACTCGCGGTATAACCATATTAACTACACGGGTGATAACCGCTTTGCCTTCTCGCACTTGTTCCTCCGCAACTGGGACTCCTCGAGGGAGGTGGAGAGCTATCCGCCGGCAGTCGGTCCCTTTGCCCTCTATCTCAAATCGGAATTCTTCGACACCGTTCAGTACGCTGTAAACGGTTATGCGAACGTAAGCCGATCGATCGGCCCTTATGACTACCCCACCCCGAATAATACTATGCCGCCGCTGAAGCTCTGCCTGCAGAACTACCGCGAGGGCACCATATTCGGATTCAATGAGTCCTACATCTTCGATCCCCACATCGATGAGGTGTGCGAGGCTCTGCCCCCGAATGTGACCACCATCGGGGTGGAAAATTATCTCCGACAGCGCGGTGTGGAGGTTAACTTTGCATCGCTCGTCTCTGCGCAGCTAACATTTAAAATCAAGACCGTGAACTTCAAGGCCAATGGTGGGCCTCTATCCGCTCCAGATTGTTTCAGATTTGACATCTCCATTCTGTTCAACAATCGGGATCATGACGGACAAATGCTATTATCCCTGGACGCTGAAGCCACGCGATTGAAGTGTCACGGAGCCACGGACTTCATTTCGGAGGCTAATTTCGATGCCATGCTGCGAAGTGTACTCAACATCTTTGTCCTGTTAACCTGCGCCCTGTCCTTTGCACTCTGCACCCGTGCCCTGTGGAGAGCTTACTTGCTGAGATGCACGACAGTGAACTTTTTCCGGAATCACTTTGGCAAGGAGCTCAGTTTTGACGGGCGATTGGagtttgttaatttttg GTACATCATGATCATTTTTAATGACATACTGCTGATTATTGGATCCGCCCTCAAGGAGCAAATCGAGGGCAGGTACATGGTGGTAGACCAATGGGACACATGCTCTCTTTTCCTTGGCATCGGTAATCTTCTGGTGTGGTTTGGAGTTCTTCGATATCTGGGATTCTTCAAAACCTACAACGTGGTTATACTGACCCTGAAGAAGGCGGCACCAAAGATTCTACGATTCCTCATAGCTGCCCTGCTGATCTACGCAGGATTCGTTTTCTGCGGCTGGCTGATCCTTGGACCCTACCACATGAAGTTCCGCTCCCTGGCCACCACATCGGAGTGTCTGTTTGCCCTGATCAACGGTGACGATATGTTCGCCACCTTCGCCACTTTGTCGAGCAAGGCTACGTGGCTGTGGTGGTTCTGCCAGATCTACTTGTACTCGTTCATATCGCTGTACATCTATGTGGTTCTGTCGCTCTTCATTGCTGTAATCATGGATGCCTACGATACGATCAAAGCATACTACAAGGACGGCTTCCCAACCACTGATCTCAAGGCATTTGTGGGCACACGCACCGCAGAGGACATTAGCTCCGGCGTGTTTATGAACGACCTGGACGACTTTGATCAGACAAACTTCGTGGACGTGGTGAAGAGTCTCTGTTGCTGTGGACGCTGCCGGCGTGACCAGGAGCCTCCACAGGCCACCAGCGGCTATACCAGCCTGTCAAGTATTATGAAGTAA
- the LOC108132649 gene encoding receptor-type guanylate cyclase Gyc76C isoform X1 — MTRWPFSLLLLLSVAVRDCSNHPTVLTVGYLTALTGDLSMRQGLAISGALTMALDEVNKDPNLLPNVTLQLRWNDTKGETVLATKAITEMICDGVATIFGPEGPCYVEAIVSQSRNIPMISYKCAEYRASAIPTFARTEPPDTQVVKSLLALLRYYAWNKFSILYEDVWGPVADLLKDQATERNMTVNHQLSFIDNRAKCCEKMLSCCRSGYWYQLVQNTMNRTRIYVFLGAANSLVDFMSSMETAGLFARGEYMVIFVDMMVYSEREAEKYLRKVDQIDVMAHCHSTEKFNQLARSLLVVASTPPTKGYEQFTDQVQNYSAKPPFNFNIPELFVKNKLSKFVSIYAAYLYDSVKLYAWAVDKLLRQETRVLTDDVIFEVASNGTRVIDTIIKNRTYMSVTGATIKIDQYGDSEGNFSVLAYKPHKWNNSNNIQCNYHMVPVAYFHQGDNLPEYKLINGSIDWPSGGEKPTDEPMCGFANELCKKDDTHYTSTVAAVVLGVLLFCSGVITMSIYRKWKIELEIEGLLWKIDSNEIKGYTGNDIVSSPSKVSLMSAQSYGSRWTNQFVTSTGQLRGAVVRIKELKFPRKRDISREIMKEMRLLRELRHDNINSFIGACVEPTRVLLVTDFCAKGSLYDIIENEDIKLDDLFIASLIHDLIKGMIYIHNSQLIYHGNLKSSNCVVTSRWMLQVTDFGLHELRQCAENESIGEHQHYRNQLWRAPELLRNHIHGSQKGDVYAFAIIMYEIFSRKGPFGQTNFEPKQIVDFVMRVPIEGEDPFRPEVESIIEAESCPDYVLACIKDCWAEEPEERPDFSAIRNRLKKMRGGKTKNIMDQMMEMMEKYANNLEDIVSERTRLLCEEKLKTEDLLHRMLPQSVAEKLTMGQGVEPVSYDLVTIYFSDIVGFTAMSAESTPLQVVNFLNDLYTVFDRIIRGYDVYKVETIGDAYMVVSGLPIKNGDRHAGEIASMALELLQAVKQHRIAHRPKETLKLRIGMHTGPVVAGVVGLTMPRYCLFGDTVNTASRMESNGEALKIHISNKCKLALDKLGGGYITEKRGLVNMKGKGEVITWWLTGANENAIQKKPVDMMDMPPPLFSRPRKSPKLNPDSRQPSIQAMHFCGTGSRRQSSVPRPADVESTYSLQGSVRDSPRMINKRDRDRDRERERPSINGHFVGGALLESAQASLSTLNHSETNETNCDMDGGVGSGSGSGSGLVRQPNALHKPLAMVRPHRIISAAQLPQLGDQEDDSAAEMLLRESRSLDPMPLQHLRKRHERGKLPPSKLSKNNSRSLDTGVSLISGNPNGDVGSSQLELDDDMSANPVDATDGYDDELGLLMRRDNGQPPTLRYSGSFPNAQISIIPAGAGGGRNCGKHLNNNCNGGMNIEDDLESPLLQRQASLSVPPEEMMAHNKRWHSLEHMDGPGGHGGNSVSYAADIDNRQPGNLDFLGGGTSHQQRSRAAAGGGSKLTNWMSNFFKGNGVRSGEARRVGILPSGVQGARTGFTDMTAASAARDRESIV; from the exons ATGACGCGTTGGCCCTTTAGTCTCTTACTCTTGCTGTCGGTGGCAGTTCGCGACTGTAGCAATCACCCCACCGTCCTCACCGTCGGCTACCTGACGGCCCTCACTGGCGACCTCAGCATGCGCCAGGGATTGGCCATATCCGGTGCGCTGACTATGGCCCTGGATGAG GTCAACAAAGATCCCAATCTGTTGCCAAATGTTACCCTGCAGCTGCGCTGGAATGACACCAAGGGCGAAACGGTACTGGCCACCAAAGCCATCACCGAGATGATTTGCGATGGCGTCGCCACCATTTTCGGACCGGAAGGACCCTGCTATGTGGAGGCCATAGTCTCCCAGAGCCGCAACATTCCAATGATATCCTAT AAATGTGCAGAGTACCGTGCATCCGCCATACCGACATTCGCCCGGACGGAGCCTCCCGACACGCAG GTTGTCAAGTCTTTGCTGGCACTTTTGCGCTATTATGCCTGGAACAAGTTCTCCATTCTCTACGAGGATGTGTGGGGACCGGTGGCAGATCTGCTCAAGGACCAAGCCACCGAAAGGAACATGACCGTCAACCACCAACTGTCCTTTATCGATAATCGCGCCAAGTGCTGTGAGAAGATGCTGAGCTGCTGTCGATCAGGATACTGGTATCAG TTGGTACAAAACACTATGAATCGCACTCGTATCTACGTCTTTCTGGGGGCAGCTAATAGTCTGGTTGACTTTATGAGTTCCATGGAGACGGCTGGCCTATTCGCTCGTGGAGAGTACATGGTGATTTTTGTGGACATGATGGTCTATTCCGAGAG AGAGGCAGAAAAGTATTTGCGGAAAGTGGATCAAATCGATGTCATGGCCCATTGCCACAGCACGGAAAAGTTCAACCAACTGGCTCGAAGCTTGCTCGTTGTGGCATCCACTCCGCCCACCAAAGGATATGAACAGTTCACGGACCAAGTGCAGAATTATAGTGCCAAGCCGCCctttaatttcaatattcCGGAGCtttttgtgaaaaataaactgagcAAG tttgtTTCGATCTATGCCGCTTATTTGTACGATTCCGTGAAGCTATATGCCTGGGCAGTGGACAAGTTGTTGCGCCAGGAGACGCGTGTCCTCACAGATGATGTTATCTTCGAAGTCGCCAGCAATGGAACTCGGGTCATCGACACCATCATCAAAAATCGTACTTATATGA GTGTCACTGGAGCCACGATTAAGATCGATCAGTATGGCGACTCGGAGGGTAACTTCTCAGTTCTGGCCTACAAGCCCCACAAGTGGAACAACTCCAACAACATCCAGTGCAACTACCACATGGTTCCCGTGGCTTACTTCCACCAAGGCGACAATCTTCCA GAGTACAAGCTGATCAATGGCTCCATAGACTGGCCCTCGGGCGGCGAGAAGCCCACGGATGAGCCGATGTGCGGGTTTGCCAACGAGCTTTGCAAAAAGGACGACACCCACTACACCTCCACGGTGGCAGCCGTCGTTTTGGGTGTCCTGCTCTTCTGCTCCGGAGTGATAACCATGAGCATCTATCGAAAGTGGAAGATAGAGCTGGAAATCGAGGGCTTGCTCTGGAAGATTGACTCGAACGAGATCAAGGGGTACACGGGTAACGATATAGTCTCCTCCCCCAGCAAG GTCAGTTTGATGAGTGCCCAGAGCTATGGCTCCCGCTGGACCAACCAGTTTGTGACCTCCACCGGTCAGCTGCGTGGCGCTGTTGTCCGGATTAAGGAGCTCAAGTTCCCAAGGAAGCGGGACATCTCCCGGGAAATCATGAAGGAAATGCGTTTATTGCGCGAACTGCGCCACGATAATATCAACAGCTTCATTGGCGCCTGCGTGGAGCCCACTCGCGTCCTGCTAGTCACCGATTTTTGCGCCAAAGGCAGTCTGTATGACATCATCGAGAACGAGGACATCAAGCTGGATGATTTGTTCATTGCCTCCCTCATCCATGACCTCATCAAG GGCATGATCTATATCCACAACTCCCAACTGATCTATCATGGCAACCTTAAATCCTCGAATTGTGTGGTCACCTCGCGCTGGATGCTCCAAGTCACCGATTTTGGACTCCACGAGCTGCGGCAGTGTGCCGAAAACGAGTCCATCGGAGAGCATCAGCATTACAGAA ATCAGCTGTGGCGTGCTCCGGAACTGCTCCGAAACCACATCCATGGCAGCCAAAAGGGTGATGTCTATGCATTTGCCATCATCATGTACGAGATATTTAGTCGTAAGGGTCCGTTCGGACAAACCAACTTTGAACCAAAGCAGATTGTGGACTTTGTTATGAGAGTGCCCATTGAGGGCGAGGATCCGTTCCGGCCGGAGGTGGAGTCCATCATTGAGGCTGAGTCCTGTCCGGATTACGTGCTGGCCTGCATCAAGGACTGCTGGGCCGAAGAGCCAGAGGAGCGGCCCGACTTTAGTGCCATACG caatCGTTTGAAGAAAATGCGCGGAGGTAAAACCAAAAACATCATGGACCAAATGATGGAGATGATGGAGAAGTATGCCAACAACTTGGAGGACATCGTTAGCGAGCGAACACGCCTCCTGTGCGAGGAGAAGCTGAAGACGGAGGACCTGCTCCACCGCATGCTGCCCCAGTCGGTGGCCGAGAAACTGACCATGGGCCAGGGTGTGGAGCCGGTGTCTTATGATTTG GTCACTATATATTTTAGCGACATTGTTGGGTTCACCGCCATGTCGGCGGAGAGCACACCACTGCAAGTGGTTAACTTTTTGAATGATCTCTACACAGTGTTCGATCGCATCATACGCGGCTATGATGTGTACAAGGTGGAGACCATAGGCGATGCCTACATGGTG GTCTCGGGTCTGCCCATCAAGAATGGGGATCGTCATGCCGGCGAGATCGCCTCGATGGCCCTGGAGCTGCTGCAGGCGGTGAAGCAGCACCGTATAGCCCACCGGCCCAAGGAGACGCTGAAGCTACGGATCGGAATGCACACGGGCCCTGTGGTGGCCGGAGTCGTGGGCCTGACGATGCCCAGGTACTGCCTCTTCGGAGACACCGTAAACACGGCGTCCCGCATGGAGAGCAATGGCGAGGCCCTGAAGATCCACATCTCCAACAAATGCAAGCTGGCGCTGGACAAGCTGGGCGGCGGCTACATCACGGAGAAACGTGGTCTGGTCAACATGAAGGGCAAGGGCGAGGTGATCACCTGGTGGCTGACCGGAGCCAATGAGAATGCGATACAGAAGAAGCCGGTGGACATGATGGACATGCCGCCGCCTCTGTTCAGTCGACCCCGGAAGAGTCCCAAGCTGAATCCCGATTCCCGGCAGCCGAGCATCCAGGCCATGCACTTTTGTGGCACCGGATCTCGCCGCCAGAGCAGTGTACCCCGCCCTGCGGACGTGGAGTCGACGTACAGTCTCCAGGGATCCGTGCGAGACTCCCCGCGCATGATCAACAAACGGGACAGAGACCGGGATCGGGAACGGGAACGACCATCCATCAATGGACACTTTGTGGGCGGAGCACTCCTCGAATCCGCGCAGGCCTCGCTCAGCACGCTGAATCATTCCGAAACAAACGAAACGAACTGTGATATGGACGGAGGAGTGGGATCAGGATCGGGTTCTGGATCTGGACTAGTTCGCCAGCCGAATGCATTGCACAAGCCGTTGGCAATGGTGCGTCCGCACCGAATCATCAGCGCCGCCCAGCTGCCACAGCTGGGGGATCAGGAGGACGACTCGGCGGCGGAGATGCTGCTGCGGGAGTCCCGCTCCCTGGATCCCATGCCTCTGCAACACCTGCGCAAGCGTCACGAGAGGGGCAAGCTGCCGCCCTCGAAGCTCTCCAAGAACAATTCGCGATCGTTGGACACCGGCGTGTCGCTGATCAGCGGCAATCCCAACGGGGATGTGGGCTCCAGTCAGCTGGAGCTGGACGACGATATGTCCGCCAATCCGGTGGACGCCACCGATGGCTATGACGATGAGCTGGGTCTCCTCATGCGCCGAGACAACGGCCAGCCGCCCACGCTTCGCTATTCGGGCAGTTTCCCCAACGCCCAGATTAGCATTATTCCAGCGGGAGCTGGTGGCGGCAGGAACTGTGGCAAGCACCTGAACAACAACTGCAACGGCGGCATGAACATCGAAGACGACCTGGAATCGCCCCTGCTGCAGCGACAGGCCTCCCTCTCTGTTCCGCCCGAGGAGATGATGGCGCACAATAAGCGCTGGCACTCCCTGGAGCACATGGACGGTCCCGGCGGCCATGGCGGTAACAGTGTGAGCTATGCGGCCGACATCGACAACCGGCAGCCCGGGAACCTGGACTTCCTGGGCGGCGGAACCTCCCACCAGCAGAGATCCCGGGCGGCGGCGGGCGGAGGCAGCAAGCTGACCAACTGGATGTCCAACTTTTTCAAGGGCAACGGCGTGCGCAGCGGCGAGGCTAGGCGAGTGGGTATCCTGCCCAGCGGAGTCCAGGGAGCTCGAACAGGATTCACGGACATGACGGCGGCATCAGCGGCCCGAGATCGCGAGAGTATAGTGTAG
- the LOC108132649 gene encoding receptor-type guanylate cyclase Gyc76C isoform X2 → MCGFANELCKKDDTHYTSTVAAVVLGVLLFCSGVITMSIYRKWKIELEIEGLLWKIDSNEIKGYTGNDIVSSPSKVSLMSAQSYGSRWTNQFVTSTGQLRGAVVRIKELKFPRKRDISREIMKEMRLLRELRHDNINSFIGACVEPTRVLLVTDFCAKGSLYDIIENEDIKLDDLFIASLIHDLIKGMIYIHNSQLIYHGNLKSSNCVVTSRWMLQVTDFGLHELRQCAENESIGEHQHYRNQLWRAPELLRNHIHGSQKGDVYAFAIIMYEIFSRKGPFGQTNFEPKQIVDFVMRVPIEGEDPFRPEVESIIEAESCPDYVLACIKDCWAEEPEERPDFSAIRNRLKKMRGGKTKNIMDQMMEMMEKYANNLEDIVSERTRLLCEEKLKTEDLLHRMLPQSVAEKLTMGQGVEPVSYDLVTIYFSDIVGFTAMSAESTPLQVVNFLNDLYTVFDRIIRGYDVYKVETIGDAYMVVSGLPIKNGDRHAGEIASMALELLQAVKQHRIAHRPKETLKLRIGMHTGPVVAGVVGLTMPRYCLFGDTVNTASRMESNGEALKIHISNKCKLALDKLGGGYITEKRGLVNMKGKGEVITWWLTGANENAIQKKPVDMMDMPPPLFSRPRKSPKLNPDSRQPSIQAMHFCGTGSRRQSSVPRPADVESTYSLQGSVRDSPRMINKRDRDRDRERERPSINGHFVGGALLESAQASLSTLNHSETNETNCDMDGGVGSGSGSGSGLVRQPNALHKPLAMVRPHRIISAAQLPQLGDQEDDSAAEMLLRESRSLDPMPLQHLRKRHERGKLPPSKLSKNNSRSLDTGVSLISGNPNGDVGSSQLELDDDMSANPVDATDGYDDELGLLMRRDNGQPPTLRYSGSFPNAQISIIPAGAGGGRNCGKHLNNNCNGGMNIEDDLESPLLQRQASLSVPPEEMMAHNKRWHSLEHMDGPGGHGGNSVSYAADIDNRQPGNLDFLGGGTSHQQRSRAAAGGGSKLTNWMSNFFKGNGVRSGEARRVGILPSGVQGARTGFTDMTAASAARDRESIV, encoded by the exons ATGTGCGGGTTTGCCAACGAGCTTTGCAAAAAGGACGACACCCACTACACCTCCACGGTGGCAGCCGTCGTTTTGGGTGTCCTGCTCTTCTGCTCCGGAGTGATAACCATGAGCATCTATCGAAAGTGGAAGATAGAGCTGGAAATCGAGGGCTTGCTCTGGAAGATTGACTCGAACGAGATCAAGGGGTACACGGGTAACGATATAGTCTCCTCCCCCAGCAAG GTCAGTTTGATGAGTGCCCAGAGCTATGGCTCCCGCTGGACCAACCAGTTTGTGACCTCCACCGGTCAGCTGCGTGGCGCTGTTGTCCGGATTAAGGAGCTCAAGTTCCCAAGGAAGCGGGACATCTCCCGGGAAATCATGAAGGAAATGCGTTTATTGCGCGAACTGCGCCACGATAATATCAACAGCTTCATTGGCGCCTGCGTGGAGCCCACTCGCGTCCTGCTAGTCACCGATTTTTGCGCCAAAGGCAGTCTGTATGACATCATCGAGAACGAGGACATCAAGCTGGATGATTTGTTCATTGCCTCCCTCATCCATGACCTCATCAAG GGCATGATCTATATCCACAACTCCCAACTGATCTATCATGGCAACCTTAAATCCTCGAATTGTGTGGTCACCTCGCGCTGGATGCTCCAAGTCACCGATTTTGGACTCCACGAGCTGCGGCAGTGTGCCGAAAACGAGTCCATCGGAGAGCATCAGCATTACAGAA ATCAGCTGTGGCGTGCTCCGGAACTGCTCCGAAACCACATCCATGGCAGCCAAAAGGGTGATGTCTATGCATTTGCCATCATCATGTACGAGATATTTAGTCGTAAGGGTCCGTTCGGACAAACCAACTTTGAACCAAAGCAGATTGTGGACTTTGTTATGAGAGTGCCCATTGAGGGCGAGGATCCGTTCCGGCCGGAGGTGGAGTCCATCATTGAGGCTGAGTCCTGTCCGGATTACGTGCTGGCCTGCATCAAGGACTGCTGGGCCGAAGAGCCAGAGGAGCGGCCCGACTTTAGTGCCATACG caatCGTTTGAAGAAAATGCGCGGAGGTAAAACCAAAAACATCATGGACCAAATGATGGAGATGATGGAGAAGTATGCCAACAACTTGGAGGACATCGTTAGCGAGCGAACACGCCTCCTGTGCGAGGAGAAGCTGAAGACGGAGGACCTGCTCCACCGCATGCTGCCCCAGTCGGTGGCCGAGAAACTGACCATGGGCCAGGGTGTGGAGCCGGTGTCTTATGATTTG GTCACTATATATTTTAGCGACATTGTTGGGTTCACCGCCATGTCGGCGGAGAGCACACCACTGCAAGTGGTTAACTTTTTGAATGATCTCTACACAGTGTTCGATCGCATCATACGCGGCTATGATGTGTACAAGGTGGAGACCATAGGCGATGCCTACATGGTG GTCTCGGGTCTGCCCATCAAGAATGGGGATCGTCATGCCGGCGAGATCGCCTCGATGGCCCTGGAGCTGCTGCAGGCGGTGAAGCAGCACCGTATAGCCCACCGGCCCAAGGAGACGCTGAAGCTACGGATCGGAATGCACACGGGCCCTGTGGTGGCCGGAGTCGTGGGCCTGACGATGCCCAGGTACTGCCTCTTCGGAGACACCGTAAACACGGCGTCCCGCATGGAGAGCAATGGCGAGGCCCTGAAGATCCACATCTCCAACAAATGCAAGCTGGCGCTGGACAAGCTGGGCGGCGGCTACATCACGGAGAAACGTGGTCTGGTCAACATGAAGGGCAAGGGCGAGGTGATCACCTGGTGGCTGACCGGAGCCAATGAGAATGCGATACAGAAGAAGCCGGTGGACATGATGGACATGCCGCCGCCTCTGTTCAGTCGACCCCGGAAGAGTCCCAAGCTGAATCCCGATTCCCGGCAGCCGAGCATCCAGGCCATGCACTTTTGTGGCACCGGATCTCGCCGCCAGAGCAGTGTACCCCGCCCTGCGGACGTGGAGTCGACGTACAGTCTCCAGGGATCCGTGCGAGACTCCCCGCGCATGATCAACAAACGGGACAGAGACCGGGATCGGGAACGGGAACGACCATCCATCAATGGACACTTTGTGGGCGGAGCACTCCTCGAATCCGCGCAGGCCTCGCTCAGCACGCTGAATCATTCCGAAACAAACGAAACGAACTGTGATATGGACGGAGGAGTGGGATCAGGATCGGGTTCTGGATCTGGACTAGTTCGCCAGCCGAATGCATTGCACAAGCCGTTGGCAATGGTGCGTCCGCACCGAATCATCAGCGCCGCCCAGCTGCCACAGCTGGGGGATCAGGAGGACGACTCGGCGGCGGAGATGCTGCTGCGGGAGTCCCGCTCCCTGGATCCCATGCCTCTGCAACACCTGCGCAAGCGTCACGAGAGGGGCAAGCTGCCGCCCTCGAAGCTCTCCAAGAACAATTCGCGATCGTTGGACACCGGCGTGTCGCTGATCAGCGGCAATCCCAACGGGGATGTGGGCTCCAGTCAGCTGGAGCTGGACGACGATATGTCCGCCAATCCGGTGGACGCCACCGATGGCTATGACGATGAGCTGGGTCTCCTCATGCGCCGAGACAACGGCCAGCCGCCCACGCTTCGCTATTCGGGCAGTTTCCCCAACGCCCAGATTAGCATTATTCCAGCGGGAGCTGGTGGCGGCAGGAACTGTGGCAAGCACCTGAACAACAACTGCAACGGCGGCATGAACATCGAAGACGACCTGGAATCGCCCCTGCTGCAGCGACAGGCCTCCCTCTCTGTTCCGCCCGAGGAGATGATGGCGCACAATAAGCGCTGGCACTCCCTGGAGCACATGGACGGTCCCGGCGGCCATGGCGGTAACAGTGTGAGCTATGCGGCCGACATCGACAACCGGCAGCCCGGGAACCTGGACTTCCTGGGCGGCGGAACCTCCCACCAGCAGAGATCCCGGGCGGCGGCGGGCGGAGGCAGCAAGCTGACCAACTGGATGTCCAACTTTTTCAAGGGCAACGGCGTGCGCAGCGGCGAGGCTAGGCGAGTGGGTATCCTGCCCAGCGGAGTCCAGGGAGCTCGAACAGGATTCACGGACATGACGGCGGCATCAGCGGCCCGAGATCGCGAGAGTATAGTGTAG
- the LOC108132650 gene encoding uncharacterized protein, whose protein sequence is MAIHEQIDNLNIWWFPRDFCQSRFGEFQQSGTNSCTLISLILADKVAKAERFYHRVSDLPMRGWELFGNAMNDGNNVYHNVITANTPQARNLNLNIPDAIAAIRSQHKMNFRLEEWFYTHMEADPTNPMYNRNVAVQLSRIFQITLQVFQQAGGREQPSHLFAAIIADSRTVMVTFDFRASIVALFDSHQHGRDAGAVFAQCTLQNMDDLLFWFISMLHNVYSSRPSLFEISFLSSQPGVAKRIPPAIKKIAGEFKKSAKMNMPKSMN, encoded by the coding sequence ATGGCCATTCACGAGCAGATCGACAACCTGAACATCTGGTGGTTTCCGCGTGACTTTTGCCAGTCCCGGTTCGGTGAGTTCCAGCAGAGCGGCACCAACTCGTGCACCCTCATCTCACTGATACTGGCCGACAAGGTGGCCAAGGCGGAGAGGTTCTACCACCGGGTCTCCGATCTGCCGATGCGCGGATGGGAGCTTTTCGGCAACGCCATGAACGATGGTAACAACGTCTACCATAACGTGATCACGGCGAATACCCCCCAAGCTCGCAACCTCAACCTCAATATACCGGATGCGATCGCGGCTATACGGTCGCAGCACAAGATGAACTTCCGGCTGGAGGAGTGGTTCTACACACACATGGAGGCCGACCCCACCAATCCGATGTACAACAGGAACGTGGCCGTCCAGCTGTCGAGGATCTTTCAGATCACGTTGCAGGTGTTCCAGCAGGCGGGCGGCCGGGAGCAGCCCTCGCACCTGTTTGCCGCCATCATCGCTGACAGTCGAACCGTAATGGTCACCTTCGACTTCCGGGCCTCCATCGTGGCCCTCTTCGACTCGCATCAGCACGGGCGGGATGCGGGGGCCGTGTTCGCCCAGTGCACGCTCCAGAACATGGACGACCTGCTGTTCTGGTTCATCAGCATGCTGCACAACGTCTACTCCAGCCGGCCCTCCCTCTTCGAGATCTCGTTCCTCAGCTCCCAGCCCGGAGTGGCCAAGAGGATACCGCCAGCCATCAAGAAGATCGCCGGGGAGTTCAAGAAGTCGGCCAAAATGAATATGCCCAAGTCAATGAACTAG